ACTGCCGTATGGCTGTCGGTGGCGGTGAAACGTGTGCTTTCGTAATCATCTATCCACCCCTTGAGGGTGTCCGTTCCCCACGCTCCGGTATCGTCAAAGATACCGTCCAATGCCGTGATAGGTTCGCTGAACTTGACTATCAGCGTTTGATAGGTCGTGTTCATAGTCTGTCCTCCTTTCCCTTCTTTGCGTTCAGCCACTTGTCCCGTGCGGCTCGGCACTCGTCCAACGTGGGTTTGACACAAGAGAACAATTCTCTGTCTATGGGGTGGCGGTAGTCGTACTGCACAAGTGTCCGCCTGCGTCTTCCGATACCCGATTGGAAACGCTCGTATTTCTCCGTACCTGCTT
This Alistipes onderdonkii DNA region includes the following protein-coding sequences:
- a CDS encoding DUF6956 domain-containing protein, with the protein product MNTTYQTLIVKFSEPITALDGIFDDTGAWGTDTLKGWIDDYESTRFTATDSHTAVITSEYNMECVKEWLQRQTPISEMREF
- a CDS encoding DUF3873 domain-containing protein, producing the protein MTTRMTINGVSTCAEAGTEKYERFQSGIGRRRRTLVQYDYRHPIDRELFSCVKPTLDECRAARDKWLNAKKGKEDRL